The proteins below are encoded in one region of Desulfatirhabdium butyrativorans DSM 18734:
- a CDS encoding transglycosylase SLT domain-containing protein, which translates to MKRHNQSGFFPVCQCLRPVLKHAFLIALFLTCLPALARAETVKLPIRMDYAMLRALVIAKAFTGPNETAAVVSKTDPCRKILVSEPKFRMEKNLLRSEARLHVDAGAFLAGACRLSMQWDGYIVLYQRPRIDASWVLSFESVDSTLLNEHHDPTKLPDLIWQIIAEQVYDFFDRIQINLAPPVKDVKSILLSLFPEDNRQGAARLIESMKPGPIQMLPDEIVVDILADTGEPAAQQEPSGSERALSPEETAAFIQAWESYDTFLVTILQTLVNEPLTQEERSVIFAAIIDARYRFVDGLTKPQSHSGRDFVRDQFISTWNRLSPVFRAHLGKDPSQALLAYLAFFSASDALSALDKLGPVLGIEISRDGLIRLARLVTQTEQVSLQSSDAVDLGLRKVMGFGKPIESVGPVYDTEEISVPEPDNGDGALSPISRWFRSLGISVCEAADSISPAELEQIRQWIATPGNIENFVQQVQVLLADVTEADMKKNPVPEAYRDLYRNIITATAWQESCFRQYLQVKGKITYLRSYNNTSVGMMQVNEKVWKNIYDIKALRWDIRYNAQAGSEIVNQYFTRFVLPKAGKTADGDTLAGAMYAMYNSGPGDLNNYFKRKAAGKPNMTDKLFFQKFSWVKQNQMNNISACLGG; encoded by the coding sequence ATGAAACGACACAACCAGTCCGGCTTTTTCCCTGTTTGCCAATGTTTACGTCCCGTGCTGAAGCACGCTTTTCTGATCGCCCTGTTTTTAACCTGCCTTCCGGCCCTCGCCCGCGCGGAAACGGTGAAACTGCCGATCCGGATGGATTATGCGATGCTTCGGGCGTTGGTCATCGCAAAGGCCTTTACCGGGCCGAATGAGACGGCCGCCGTTGTCTCCAAAACGGATCCCTGCCGCAAAATTCTGGTTTCGGAACCCAAATTCCGCATGGAAAAGAACCTGCTTCGCTCCGAAGCCAGGCTGCATGTCGATGCGGGTGCTTTCCTGGCCGGCGCTTGCCGTCTTTCCATGCAATGGGATGGCTATATCGTGCTGTATCAGCGCCCCCGGATCGATGCATCCTGGGTGTTGTCATTCGAAAGCGTCGATTCGACCCTTCTGAACGAGCACCATGATCCGACAAAACTGCCCGATCTCATCTGGCAGATCATCGCCGAACAGGTCTATGACTTTTTCGACCGGATCCAGATCAACCTGGCTCCGCCCGTCAAGGATGTCAAATCGATCCTGCTGTCGCTTTTCCCGGAAGACAACCGGCAGGGGGCTGCGCGTCTGATCGAGAGCATGAAACCGGGTCCGATACAAATGCTCCCCGATGAGATCGTGGTGGACATCCTTGCCGATACCGGAGAACCCGCAGCACAACAGGAGCCCTCCGGCTCCGAGCGGGCCCTGAGCCCGGAGGAAACGGCTGCGTTCATCCAGGCATGGGAAAGCTACGACACCTTTCTGGTCACCATTCTGCAAACCCTGGTCAACGAGCCCCTGACGCAGGAAGAGCGGAGCGTCATTTTTGCCGCGATCATCGATGCCCGCTACCGTTTCGTCGATGGGCTGACAAAGCCGCAAAGCCATTCGGGAAGGGATTTCGTCCGGGATCAGTTCATTTCGACCTGGAACCGGCTCTCGCCCGTTTTCCGGGCACATCTCGGCAAGGACCCCTCACAGGCGCTATTGGCCTATCTGGCATTTTTTTCGGCTTCGGATGCCCTCTCGGCGCTCGACAAGCTGGGCCCTGTCCTTGGCATCGAGATCAGCCGGGATGGACTGATCCGGCTGGCGCGGCTGGTTACCCAGACAGAGCAGGTGTCGCTGCAATCCTCCGATGCCGTCGATTTGGGTTTGAGAAAGGTGATGGGCTTCGGCAAACCGATCGAAAGCGTCGGGCCTGTCTACGATACGGAGGAAATTTCGGTGCCTGAGCCGGACAATGGCGATGGCGCCTTATCGCCAATCTCCCGATGGTTCAGGTCCCTGGGGATATCCGTCTGTGAAGCGGCAGACAGCATTTCTCCGGCGGAACTCGAACAGATCCGTCAATGGATCGCCACACCGGGGAATATCGAAAATTTTGTCCAGCAGGTGCAGGTTCTGCTGGCCGATGTCACCGAAGCGGACATGAAAAAGAATCCGGTTCCGGAAGCTTATCGGGATTTGTACCGCAACATCATCACGGCGACGGCCTGGCAGGAGAGTTGTTTCCGGCAGTATCTCCAGGTCAAGGGGAAAATCACCTACCTTCGTTCCTACAACAACACCAGTGTGGGCATGATGCAGGTCAACGAGAAAGTCTGGAAGAACATCTATGATATCAAGGCGCTTCGCTGGGATATCCGCTATAATGCGCAGGCGGGGAGCGAAATCGTGAACCAGTATTTCACCCGGTTCGTCCTTCCGAAGGCGGGCAAGACCGCGG
- a CDS encoding ATP-binding protein translates to MFPVLAILGPRQCGKTTLARTLNADHYFDLENPQDAARLDHPQLALEDLTGLIVIDEIQRKPELFPLLRYLVDQNQNRTVVILGSASRDLIRQSSESLAGRIAYYFLGGFRLQDIGPNNMKTLWMRGGLPRSFLAASDEESGLWRNQYITTFLERDIPQLGITIPARTLRRFWLMLCHYHGQILNYAELGRSFGVSDMTVRKYCDILEGTFMIRILQPWYANIGKRVVKRPKLYLRDSGLFHALLSIENLDQLHSSPKLGASWEGFALEIVCRTLGKEDSDLYFWHTHGGAELDLFWQWGGRNWGVEFKYEDAPKLTRSMQTAIEDLQLAGLWVVYPGKASYALARNIQVVSLADVGPTWNY, encoded by the coding sequence CGGCCAGGCTGGATCATCCCCAGCTCGCACTCGAGGATCTGACCGGGCTGATCGTGATCGATGAAATCCAGCGCAAACCAGAACTGTTTCCCCTGCTTCGCTATCTGGTCGATCAGAATCAAAATCGCACCGTTGTAATCTTGGGAAGTGCATCGCGGGATTTGATTCGACAAAGCTCGGAGTCCCTGGCTGGCCGGATCGCGTATTATTTCCTGGGTGGATTCCGCCTGCAGGATATCGGTCCGAATAACATGAAAACCCTATGGATGCGCGGCGGACTGCCCCGGTCTTTTCTGGCGGCTTCGGATGAAGAAAGCGGGCTGTGGCGTAATCAGTACATCACCACTTTTTTGGAACGGGACATCCCCCAGTTGGGCATTACCATTCCGGCCCGAACGCTTCGGCGTTTTTGGCTCATGTTGTGTCATTATCACGGCCAGATTCTGAACTATGCCGAATTGGGTCGTTCTTTCGGGGTTTCCGACATGACTGTCCGGAAATACTGTGATATCCTGGAAGGGACCTTCATGATCCGCATTCTCCAGCCCTGGTATGCGAATATCGGTAAACGGGTTGTGAAGCGGCCCAAATTGTATCTTCGGGACTCCGGCCTATTTCACGCCCTTCTATCCATCGAAAATCTCGATCAGCTTCATTCATCCCCCAAACTGGGGGCTTCCTGGGAGGGTTTTGCCCTGGAGATCGTTTGCCGGACTTTGGGAAAAGAAGACTCGGACCTCTATTTCTGGCATACCCACGGCGGTGCGGAACTTGACCTGTTCTGGCAATGGGGCGGGCGGAACTGGGGTGTTGAATTCAAATACGAAGATGCTCCCAAACTGACCCGATCCATGCAAACGGCCATCGAAGATTTGCAGTTGGCCGGTTTATGGGTTGTCTATCCGGGAAAAGCATCTTATGCCCTTGCAAGAAACATTCAGGTGGTTTCCCTTGCGGATGTGGGCCCAACATGGAATTATTGA